One genomic region from Candidatus Caldarchaeum subterraneum encodes:
- a CDS encoding carbon monoxide dehydrogenase large subunit translates to MSIDTFMAVTRLFGAKVKRREDPRFLTGRGRYTHNLSLPGMVYACFVRSPHAHAKIVGVDVSAAEKSSGVLGVFTGAELADKLGPIPCAWQIPNSDIKVPRYMPLAVDKARFVGDPVAVVVATSYAEALDAASLVKVEYEKLPAVTNPEEAVKPGAPQLYDDVPNNTAFVWRASGGDVEKAFDGADVVVSQRLVNSRLQPTPMETRAVLADYNPTTDEATVYLTSQNPHVHRLLLSLVTGHPEHKLRVVSYDVGGGFGAKIHLYSPEVVLLHLAKTLKKPVKWMETRMENFTATIHGRDHIQYVDLAADRTGLVLGLRVKSYANMGAYLSTAAPGIPTILFGPVLSGPYRIPAISVEVVGALTNTAPVDAYRGAGRPEATYILERMIDILSRRLGKDPAEVRLKNFIKKEMFPYSAMPIGLVYDSGDYEKAFMKALELSRYSEWRKKQEEMRAKGKLIGIGISSYIEICGLGPSSVARATGFGLGLWESTIIRVHPTGKVSVYIGGHPHGQGEETTFAQIVADRLQIPIEDVEILHGDTAMIPFGMGTYGSRTTPVAGASVAIGCDRILEKARKIAAHLLEAGEKDIEYVAGKFYVREMPEKSKSFAEVAYAAYGAGANELPQGLEPGLETTVFFDPPNFTFPFGTHICITEVDPETGKVKVLEYYAVDDCGNRINPMIVEGQIHGGIAQGLAQALYEEASYDSDGQLLTSNLTEYLVPTAMEIPRIETAETVTPSPVNPLGVKGIGEAGTIASTPAVVNSVLDALAHLGLLHIDMPLKPEKIHTALRQSNPRSKTF, encoded by the coding sequence TATGCATGCTTCGTCAGGAGCCCGCATGCCCACGCTAAGATTGTCGGAGTTGATGTCTCGGCGGCTGAGAAGTCTTCGGGTGTGTTAGGTGTTTTCACGGGTGCGGAGTTGGCTGACAAGCTTGGGCCAATACCGTGTGCGTGGCAGATTCCCAACTCGGACATCAAGGTTCCCCGCTACATGCCTCTCGCCGTTGACAAGGCGAGGTTTGTAGGTGACCCTGTCGCGGTTGTCGTCGCCACTTCTTATGCAGAGGCCCTTGACGCGGCCTCGCTTGTCAAGGTAGAGTATGAGAAGCTGCCGGCGGTAACCAATCCAGAGGAAGCTGTGAAACCCGGCGCGCCTCAGCTCTACGACGACGTCCCAAACAACACGGCCTTTGTCTGGCGTGCCTCTGGGGGTGATGTTGAGAAGGCTTTCGACGGAGCTGATGTGGTGGTTTCGCAGAGGCTTGTCAACAGCAGGCTGCAGCCAACACCTATGGAGACAAGGGCTGTTCTCGCAGACTATAATCCCACTACAGATGAGGCGACCGTTTACCTCACGAGCCAAAACCCGCATGTCCACAGGCTTCTCCTCTCCCTCGTCACGGGCCATCCCGAGCATAAGCTACGAGTTGTCTCATACGATGTTGGCGGAGGATTCGGCGCTAAGATTCATCTCTACTCTCCTGAGGTTGTGCTGCTGCATCTCGCAAAAACTCTGAAGAAGCCTGTTAAATGGATGGAGACAAGGATGGAGAACTTCACAGCAACCATCCACGGAAGAGACCACATACAGTATGTTGACCTCGCCGCCGACCGCACTGGGCTTGTCCTCGGACTGCGTGTAAAATCATATGCAAACATGGGAGCCTATCTTTCAACCGCCGCACCCGGCATCCCCACTATTCTCTTCGGCCCCGTGCTGAGCGGCCCATACCGCATACCCGCGATATCTGTCGAGGTCGTCGGGGCTTTGACGAACACGGCCCCCGTGGATGCTTACCGTGGAGCAGGCAGGCCAGAGGCAACCTACATCCTTGAAAGGATGATTGATATTCTTTCGCGGCGGCTTGGCAAGGACCCTGCCGAGGTGAGGCTGAAAAACTTCATCAAAAAAGAGATGTTTCCCTACTCGGCGATGCCCATCGGCCTCGTCTATGACAGCGGCGACTATGAGAAAGCTTTCATGAAGGCCCTCGAGCTTTCGCGATACTCGGAGTGGAGGAAGAAACAGGAGGAGATGCGGGCTAAGGGAAAGCTCATAGGCATAGGTATCAGCAGCTACATCGAGATATGTGGGCTGGGCCCATCCTCTGTCGCGAGAGCCACAGGATTTGGCCTCGGGCTTTGGGAAAGCACCATCATCCGAGTGCATCCAACAGGAAAAGTCTCGGTCTACATAGGCGGCCACCCCCATGGACAGGGTGAGGAGACGACTTTTGCACAGATAGTGGCGGACAGGCTTCAGATACCGATTGAGGACGTAGAGATACTTCACGGCGACACAGCCATGATTCCCTTCGGAATGGGAACCTATGGAAGCAGAACAACACCCGTGGCCGGGGCATCCGTGGCAATTGGATGCGATAGAATCCTCGAGAAGGCCCGCAAAATCGCCGCACATCTCCTCGAGGCAGGTGAGAAAGACATCGAATACGTGGCTGGAAAATTCTATGTCAGGGAAATGCCTGAGAAGAGCAAGAGCTTCGCGGAAGTCGCTTACGCAGCCTATGGAGCTGGAGCGAACGAGCTGCCGCAGGGACTTGAGCCAGGCCTCGAGACAACAGTGTTCTTCGACCCTCCCAACTTCACATTCCCCTTCGGCACACACATTTGCATAACCGAGGTTGACCCGGAGACAGGGAAGGTCAAGGTCCTCGAATACTATGCGGTGGATGACTGCGGCAACCGCATTAACCCGATGATTGTGGAGGGGCAGATTCACGGCGGAATAGCTCAAGGGCTTGCACAGGCCCTTTACGAGGAAGCCAGCTACGACAGCGATGGCCAGCTTTTGACGAGCAATTTAACCGAGTATCTTGTGCCGACGGCCATGGAGATTCCGCGGATAGAAACTGCGGAAACAGTCACACCATCACCGGTTAACCCCTTAGGTGTCAAGGGCATAGGTGAGGCGGGGACCATAGCATCCACTCCCGCCGTCGTCAACTCCGTACTCGACGCTCTTGCACATCTCGGCCTCCTGCACATCGACATGCCTCTGAAACCGGAGAAAATCCACACCGCCCTCAGGCAATCAAACCCAAGGAGCAAAACGTTTTAA